The genomic interval TGTGTGGCCGCGTACCTCACGGTGACGAACTCTTGGGCGGCCTGGTGGCAGTGGTGCTTCGTGTGGGCCGCGGAGCACCAGCGCCACTATCCCGGCTTCTCGTGGCGTGACTATCTGCTGCCCATCGTCCGCGAGCAGCCCTGGTTCTTCGTCCTGGCCCTGCTGGGGCTCGTGAGCACGGTGCGCGATGGATGGCGCGCGGGGGACAGGTGGTGGGGAGACTCGGACCTGCCGTTGCTGCTCGCGGTGGGGGCGACGTTCGGCTCCTACGCGCTCCAGCGCGCGCCGTTTCCGTACAGCTTGCTGCCGTTCCTCGGAGTGCTCGCGCCATTCATGGCACGCGGCGCGGTGATGCTGTCACTGCGATGGCGCGCGATGCCAGTCCGCATCGTGGCCAGCGGGGCCCTCGTGGTCCTGCTGTGCTGGCAGTGGACCCGGCTGGAGTCACTGTTGGACGGAGGCGGCAACACACGCCAGCGCGAGGTCCTCGCACGCATCGCCACGCTCACGGGGCCGGAGGACGTGGCGTATGACAACTCGGGTGGGTACGTGAGCCGGCCCCACGCGCACTTCTACTTCTACACGGACGCCTATCTTCGAGGCGCCATCCCGGACCAACTGTCGCGAGAAGTTCCCGAGGCCCTGCTCACGCGAGGGTGCGTTCTCCGAGTGGATGACCTGAGGACCTCGGGGTTGCCGCCAGCGCTGAGGCGCTTCCTCGACACGTACTATCAGCCCTACGACGGAGACCTCTTCTTGTGGGGCCAACGCTATGACGTCACACCAGGCGCGGCGTTGGAGGACCGCTTCCTCGCGGTGCGAGAGGGGCGCTACTTCGTCGAGCCCGCCTCCGCGCTCGACACGGGCACTCTGTTCATCGACGAAACCCGAGTCACTCAGTCCGAGCTCACGCTGACCCGGGGTGAGCACCGCATCCGCTACGAAGGCAATGCCAGCCGCTTCCACCTGCTGTGGCTGCCGCGCGACGGAAAGCAGTGGAGCCCCAGGCCCGAGGCCACGCCCACCTACTCGCGGTTGTTCTGACCGCGCTCATCCATGGGGCGAAGCTTCCGTACCCGGTGGCCACGAACATCGACGACGAAGACATGACTTCGGCTGTCCACGGCGATGTCGTGGCCCAGCCGAACGGGCCATGGCATGACCCACCTGTCCGCACGAACGGCTGAGAGGAGGAAAATCTCCACCGCATGTGCTCAAGCTGGGTCATCGCGAGTCCTTGTGGGTACGCAAGGAGGGTCAATCGTGAATGCCTCAGGGCTTGGCGTGTCATCGCGAGCTTCGAAGTTCGCAGTGGCGCTGTTCTGCGTGCTTTGTGTTCTGCCGAGCTGCTCTGAGCAACGTGAGGCCGAGGTGCTGCCTGGGACTGAAGTCCCATCGGGGAGTGCTTGTGACGGTGTGGCTCCGCGGACGCTAGACGAGGTCTATGCGCTGCACTTCGCGGCAGCCCAGCCGACGGGTTGCACCGTGGGTTGCCATGAAAGCGGCGCTGGAGGCTTGACCTTCCAGAATGCCCACGCGTTGTGGCAGGCCACCGTTCAGCGCACCTCCGTCGGTGATTCAGAGCTGCTGCTCGTCGAGCCAGGCCATCCGGAGCGCAGCCGCATGTACCTCAAGCTTCTTCCGGACGCGGTGGGGCGTATGCCCCAGGGCGGGCCCTTCCTCGATTCCGCCGCGCTGCGAGATGTGGCCGGGTGGGTTTGCGCGGGTGCGCCCGAGCCATCCACCTCCTCCGGAGATGGGGGCCTCCCTGACAACCCGCCTCCAACGCTCGATTCCCTCGCTCCTTCCTCCGTGCCAGAGGGCGTGGGTGAGGTGGTGCTCACCGTGAATGGCAGTGGTTTCGTGGCCAGCAGCCAGGTGAGTGTCAACGGCACGGCCGTGGCCACCACCTACGATGGGCCGCAGCGATTGTCGGCACGGGTGGCCGCGTCCCTGACCGCACAGCCCAGGTCACACCTGGTCCAGGTGACGACTCCATCACCCGGTGGAGGCGTCAGCGCCAGCCTCACGTTCACAGTCACCGCGTCTGGTGCGGCGCTCCCCCTGGTTTCGTTGTTGTCTCCATGCGGCACGGTGGCTGGCACAGGACCGTTTACCGTCACCGTGCGCGGGACAGGCTTCAAGGAGGGTGCGAGTCTCACCTTCAACGGCAGCACAGTGGCGACGACCTTCATCAGCGCGAGCGAGCTGCGAGCCTCCATTGCCAGCACGCTGGTGGCCTCGGCGCCAGCTGGCAATGTGGCCACCGTCACAGTCACGAACCCAGCGCCAGGCCGCGAGACGTCCGCGCCCGTGACGTTCGGGGTGGCGAGCAAGGTGTCCACACTGGCGGCGGACGTGCAGCCCATCTTCACGGCGAGCTGTGCCACCAGTGGGTGTCACGCGAGCACCTCCACGCCAGCCAACCTCACTGCTGGCAGTTCGTATGGCGCCCTGGTCAATATTCCCACCAGCAGCAAGGGGTGTGGCATGCGACTCCGAGTGCAGGCTTGTGGCCCGCTGCGCGGACAGAGTTTCCTCATCGACAAGATTCTGGCGACCAACGTCAGCCCCGCCTGCTCGGGCGGTCCCATGCCCAAGGGCAGCCCTTTGTCCGCCACGCAGAAGCAGGCCATCATCGACTGGGTCGCTCAGGGGGCTCCCCAGTAGCGCACGGGCCGTCCGCGCAAACGGCAGGCCCCGGTGGAAACCATGGGGCTGGTGTTCACGCGTGCCTCGGTCTCCCGGCGAGGCGCTTTGGGACCGACAAGCACTGTGAGTGGATGTTCCGGCCGTCGGTTCAAAAATCTGATGTTGGTGTGTGGCCGACTCGAGGTGCTCCAAGTCTACCTTGTGCAACCGAATACACCTGACGCGCCACGCTGCACGTGCGGATGGAGCGAGCCAACGAGAGTTTCATCCACGGAGGAATGGCGTGAGCGGGAAATGCTCGGCCAGGTCTTTATCTCTGGGCCAGTACGGGGCTGATTCGAGTGCTGCTGAAGCCGTAGGGATGTCTGTGATGTTGAAACCACGCCGGAGGCGCTCCTCCTTCTGGAGGACCTTCACAGCGGGGGCCGGTCTCATCAACGTCTGGAGTCAGCGAGTTCGCACCTTGGGGCGAACATTCGCTGATTCCCAGTGTGCGCGATGTCCAAGGCTGCAAGCGCCAGCCTGCGACGTATTCACCGAAGGTGCGAGGACTGCAAATGCTCAAGTTTCGCTCTGCTGCACTTCTGGCGAGTCTCACCCTGATGGGCTCCGCGTGCGGCACCCCCGAGGCGGGGGAGAAGAACACTCAGCAGGTCTCTTATGAAGAGTTCCGGGCCCAGGCCTACCAGGAGCCCGAGTCCGGTGGCTTCGTGGTGGATGGCGACATCTTCCTGCCGACGGAGGCCATGCTGCGCGAGTTCTACGAGCAGGCAGTCAGCGGCACGGGGACGACCGAGGCGGGGCTCGCCGTGTATTACAGCGGCGGCAAGGACATCAAGTGGAGCGCCAGCGAGGCGCTCAATCTCACCTACTGCGTGAGCACCAAGTTCGGCAGCAATTACAGCAAGGTGGTCGACGCGCTGAACAGCGCCACCGCGGCGTGGGAGGCGGCGGCCAACATCAACTTCATCCATGTCAGCGCGGAGGACTCGAACTGCACCAACCGCAACTCGAACGTCGTGTTCGACGTGAACCCGACCAGCTCCACCCAATACCTGGCGCGCGCGTTCTTCCCCAACAGCAGTCGGCGCGACCGCAACATCCTCGTCTCCACCACCTCGTTCGGAAACATCTCGCCGTGGACGGTGACAGGCGTGCTGCGCCACGAGTTGGGTCACACCATCGGCTTCCGCCACGAGCATACCCGCCTCACCAGCACCGGCTGCTACGAGGACAACGCTTGGCGCGGGCTGACGCCGTATGACTCCAGCTCCGTCATGCACTACCCGCAGTGCAACGGCACTCAGACGGGAGACCTGGTGCTGACGAGCAACGACAAGAGCGGCGCCCGCTCCCTGTACCCGTAAGCGGCGCTGGACTCGGTGGGCGGCTTTCATTCCTGGCGCCGCCCACCAGTCCAGGGGACGCGTGAGATGCCGGGGATTGCCTGTCACCCGCCCGCGAAGGTGCCGCCTCGGGTGTGCTGTCGCGATTGTCCTGAGCGAGCGCATCCGGGTGGCCACGAATCAGATGCGCAGGGAGTGAGGAGGCCCCCTCAGAGACCTCCCGTGACGGGCGACTACTGCACGCAGGGCACCTGACCGCCCGCGGTCCGATAGGCCCGCATGCGGTTGGACAGGTTGCCATTGTCTGTCTCCGGGGTCGTCTGCTCAAGGTTGCCCGCGCCGAACGAGAATCCAGCCGAGTGGGAGCCGGCGACCTCGGCGGTGTGCGTGAAGAAGTAGTCCACGCGGTTGTCCCGCCACTTCGTGGAGCTGTTGGGCAGGCTCATGTTGCCGACGGGCAGCTGCCACCAGAAGTTCGGCTTGTTGAGGCGCTCGGAGACGGCACGTGCCCAGGCGAAGGCCTGATGGAAGTGCGGCAGGGTGACGTTCCTCGTGTCCCACCACGTGTTCTCCCCCTGGCGCTCGTAGTATCCCGCGTCGCGGTCCGAGGCCTCCACCACCACGAAGTCAGTGTCCGCCGCGCCCAGCGCGAGGAGGAAGTCCGCCACCTTTCGCGCCTCGGCGCCCACGTCGAAGGACGCGTTGGTGTTCGTGTAGACGTCGATGCGCGTGGCCCACGGGCTCGCGTGCAGGCCCACCTTCGCGTTGGGCGCGTACTTGCGAGCCATCGCAATCATGCAGCGGCTCAAGCCCGCCGCATCGTTCGTCATCCCCGCGCAGTCCGTGGCGTTGGCGCTGGCCACCTGCGCTGCCACCGTGCGCGGATTGCCCTGCGAGAAGAACTGGATGTAGCCCCACAGGTCCGGCTCGATGTGGAGCAGCGCGCGGGCGTTGCCCACCTGTTGCAGCGTGAACCGCCAGTCTCCGAAGTAGCGCCGCATGAAGGCCACGTCGTTGAGCGCCTGGAGCTGCTGCTCACCCTCGGCGATGCCGCTGCCCAGCAACTGCTGGTAGTAGGTGATGAAGGGAATCTGCTGGCGGTCGCCCGACCTGGACACGAAGCCGCGCACGTAGTCACCCGGTGGCTGCGAGACGTCCTGCCAGCATCCCCACCACATGCACCCGCCACCCGAGCAAGACGTGCCCTTCGTGGAGCAGCCCGTCGTGCAGGACATGCACACGTTCGCCGAGTCGACCAGCCCGCTGGCCACGTACAGGTAGCGCATGTCGAACGGGGCGCCCGCCGCCGTTCGCTCCTCCATCTGCGCGCCCACCAGCAGCCGGTTCTTTCCCAGCGAGGCGAGCAGCGCCTCGCTCATACAGCCGCTGCCGCCCGTTCCTCCATCAGGATTGCCGGGGCCACCGTCCGGAGTGTTCGTTCCTCCGTCACCCTTGGGCGGAGGGGACTCTCCGCCGGAGCCGGAGCAGCCTCCGAGGATGAACAGCGACAACGTGAGAGAAAGAAACCACTTCATCCGCGTGGGGGAGGGCTCGCGCATGGTGATGCAAACGCTAGCGCGTCGCACCATGAGCGGCTCAAGGACCTCATGCCTCCAGGGCCGCGCCTCCCACTTCCGCGGTCTCGCGGTGTGTCATTCAGTCATCCGAAAACAATCCGCCAGTCATGAAAAACAAGAAATTCTTGAGTCATGACATTCGGGGCGGCTAGACGTGAGGGTTCCCCCCCAAGCCGAGCCCGTTGGGTGGCTTGGGTTGCTTGACGGGCGCGGCGCATCCCCCGAGGTCGTGATGAAGACGCGACTGTGGTGTCTCGTGGTGCCCGTGGTGATGGTGGTTGGTTGTGGCCCTATCGATGAAGGGCAAGGTGAGGTCATCGACGAGCTCACCGGACAGGTGCTTCAAGAAGCGACGGTGAAGTACGACATGCACCGGCTGCTGGAGGACTCGAATCTGCTGGGCCACCAGTGGATCACCACCGAGCAGGTGCAGGCGTTCCTGACGCAGCAGGGCTCGTATCTGGCGACGTACAAGGACCCCGCGTTCAGCAACAAGACGGCGGCGGCGCTCATCGTGGAGCGCTCCAAGGCGTATGGCATCAGCCCGCTGTACATGCTGGCGCGCATCCAGGTGGAGTCGAGCCTGGTCCAGAGCGGCACCTCCAACAACCTGAGCAAGGCGACGGGGTGTGGCTGCCCGGACAGCAGCGGCTGTGATGCGCAGTACGTGGGCTTCGGCAAGCAGATTGATTGCTCGGCGAAGAAGCTGCGCGGCTACTTCACGGACCTGGATGCGGGCCGGCCCACCATCGCGGGCTGGAAGGTAGGGACGACGAAGTCGACGTTGGACCCGTGCTCGGTGAAGCCCGTGAACAAGGCCACCGCGGCGCTGTACACGTATACGCCCTGGGTGGGCGCGTACGCGACGCAGTGCGGCCGCACGACGGTGGGTGGCTCGTCGCTGGTGGCGGTCATCTACAACCGGTATGCGTCGGGGGGCTTCAACTGGGGCGGGCCGACGACGGGCTGTGTGTCGGAGACGGCGGGCACGACGGTGCCGGACCTGGGCTGCGTGCAGAGCTCGTCCGATGCCATGTGGCGGCAGTGCGTGGCGGGGACCTTCACGGCGGGCAGCACGGAGAAGCCCACCACGTGCACGCAGGAGTGGCCGTGGTGCTCCTCCGCCACGCTGGGCCGCTCGGTGCCCGCGCGCACCTGCGTGCAGTCCTCGTCCAATCAGCAGTGGAGCCAGTGCGGCGTGGGCGGCGCGTGGGTGAGCGCGTCCATGGCGCCCGACAGCGGCGCGGGCCCGGTGGGCGCGTGCTTCGAGATGTACTGGCTGTAGCCCGCGCTCAGTACTCGTTGCTCCAGATGAGGTCGAGGCCGCCCGAGCGCGCGTCGCCGTACTGACCTTCCAGGCTCCAGCGCGGTCCGAATTGGTACTCGAATCGGACCGCGTTGGAGTTCTCTCCCTGCTGGACGTTGGCGCCGACGCGTCCGGTGTAGCCGACGTAGATTTTGTCGGTGACGTACGTGCCCACCTCCAGCTTGGTGCCGGCGATGCCGGAGCCGCCCGCTTCAATGGACAACACATCCAGCGGCAGCTTGGCGGCCAGGGCCTTGCGGGCCTCGTTGGCCACGAGCGAGCCCACCACGGAGGCGGCCTGCGCGCTGGCGGTCATGGACGCGCCGGAGCCTCGCTCCAGGGTGCGCCGGCCGGTGGCGAGCAGCGTGTAGATTTCCGACTCGGGCATGGGCGGCTCGCTGGTGGGCTTCAGCGTGAAGTCGCGTCCCTGTCCTCGGATGGTGACGAACACCGTGACGTTGGCCGTCTCGTTGCGGTGCTCGGCGGTGATGTTGATGTAGGGGACGGCGGGCGGGCCGGTGAAGCTCACGATGCTGTCGCGCTGGACGTCGAAGCGCCGGCCCAGCACGTCCACCCGTCCTCGCAACACGCGCACCTGTCCGAAGAGTCGCGCCACGTCGGTGTATTCGATGCGGAAGTCCTCGGACAGCCCCAGCTCCACGTTGAGGTCGGAGCCCTTCACCCAGATGTTGCGCGGCGCATTCACGTTCACCCAATAGGCGCGCGTCGGCGAGGACTCCTCGCTGGACGCGGGCTCCTCCGCGGGGGGGGAGGGCGCCGGAGTCTGCGGCGTCTCGGTCTGGGGCTCGCCGGGGGAGGGTTGCTGGGGCTGCTTGCGCTTGCGCCGCTCGAGCGGGACACCGCGCCGCACGAGCACGATGTCGTCGGGGCGTCCCATGGACTGGAGGTCCTTGCGCTTGACCTCGGGCAGCTCGATGGTGGCCTCGGGGATGGAGACGTTGCGCAGGTTGACGAGCTGATTGGAGAGTGTGCCCTCCACCTTCGCGCGCATGCTCAGCAAGGCCATGAGCTGGTCGTCGTAGACGATGGGGAAGCTCTGGGCCCGCAGGGGGTAGGGCTTCCCCTCCGGGCTGGACAGCTCGTACTCCCCATTCCGGGTGTGGGTCGCGGTCAGCGGCGCCTCCAACCAGAGCGAGCCGGCGCCGGCCTTCATCGCCAGCTTCTTCACCGACAACGCTTCCTGGGTGGCATCGATGTCGAGCTGGATGTCGCGGTACTCGCCCAGCCCCATCAGCGCGAGCTTGCCGTCCTTCCACGCCATCGACCCGCGGAAGATGGGCGCGCCCACCGTGCCGGTGAGCTTCGCATCCGCTTGAATCAACCCGCCCACGCCGCGCATCACCTCCACCGCGCCGGAGAGGAAGGACGGGTCGAAGTCCCGCGCGTTGATCGTCACGTCCAGCGGCGCGCGCGCGGTCTCCAGGCCCTTGCGCAGCGCGGGCAGGGACACGTCCAGATTCACCTTGCCGTCCACGTGCAGGGTGCCTCCAGCCGGAGCGGAGAGGAGCACGTCGAACGTGGAGCGGGCGTTCTGGTAGTCGTAGTGCATGCGCGCCTGTCCCAGCGCCAGGTCACCCATGCCCAGCTTCTGCGCGCCCGCCGTGAGCTCGATGTGGGGCGTGTCCAGCGTGCCCCGCGCGGACAGCTCCACCGAGAGCTCACCCTGGAGGCTCTTGGACTCGGGCGCGACGGACTTGGAGGCGGTCACGCTCTGGGCGCGCGCCTTCGCCACGCCGGGCAGGTGCTGAATCGGCATGGGGCCCAGGCGGCCCTTGAGCTGGATGGGGATGTGTCCGTACACCTCCTGGTCCTGAAGCGCTCCCAGCGGCGCCTCCAGCGTGACGTCGAGCTGCACCAGGGGCTTGTCCTCGCGCTGGGCCGCCATCGTGATGCGCACGTCCTGGTCATCACCCACCACGCCGAGCTGCCCATCCACGGGAGGCAGTCCGTAGGCCGTCAGTCCCGAGGACTTCACGCTCAAGCGCGCCTGCGGCACCATCGCGGAGCCCGAGAGGAAGAGCTGCGCGGAGAGGGTGCCACCGGGTTGCTCCAGCCCACCCACGCCCTCGAGCTGGGCCAGGGGCAGGTCCGCCACGCGCGCCTCCAGGTCGACCGAGGCCGTCAGCAGGTCATCCGCCTTGGGGGGCCGCGCCAGCATCCCGCCGAGCGTGAAGGGCGTGTGCAGCACCACGTACGTCTGGGAGCCCAGGCCCTTCACGTCGATGCGTGCGTCGAGCGTGTCGTCCTGCGCATCCGACGCCGCGTGCAGAACCACGTCCAGGGGCTGCTTCAGGGAGAAGCCCGGCGGTGGCGCGGTGTAGTTCAGCGCCTGGCCATCCAACTGGAGGGTCAGCCGAGGGTCTCTCGCGGTGCCGTTGATACGCAGCGCTCCGGACACGGTGCCCGTCACCGGCTCCGTGCGCTTCACCAGCGTCATGACCTTGGCGATGTCCAACTGCTCCAGCCGGACGTTGAGGGCCAGGGCATCCCTGCGCCGCTTGAGCACGCCCTGCACGGGAACGTCGAAGTCCGCGGAGACGTTGGCCGCCGGGTTCGACGCCGACAGCGTGCCCGTGGCGCGGTCCTTCTCATAGCGCCCGTCGACCGTCACCTGGATGTCCGCGTAGTCGGCCACGCGTCCGTCGCGCCAGCGAAGCTTCGCCTGCGCATCGGGGCGAGGCATCCGGCCCTTCGCGGTGACGAAGCCCGTCACCGTGCCGCCCAACCCGAGCGACTCCGGGACGGCCAGCCGAGGCAGCAGCGCCAGGTCCACGGCCTCCAGGTCCACGCGTGCGTCGAGCTGCTCCCGGACGAGCGAGCCCTGCACGGAGAGCACCTGGTCGCCAGAGGCGAGCTTGAGCGCGGGCTCCACTCCCACCGTGCCGCCGTCGAGGCGCACGTGGGTCGGAGACTGGAGCTTCCACGTGGCCTCTGGCCACGAGAGGGTCATCCCCTGGAGCTGCAACCCGTGGGCGTCTTCATCCAGCAGTCCCGCCACCGTGAGGCCGAGCATCGTGTCACCCAGGGCCCGCACGCTGGCCTCCAGCTTCCGCCCCTCCGTGGAGAAGTTGGCGGACACGTCCCGGAACTGGCGCGCCCCCGCGCGCAGCTCGCCCACCACCAGCGTCGCGTCCGCGGAGAGGGGATGGGTGACGTCCGGCACCTCCGCGTTGAGCGTGAGGTTCTTCACCGCGATGTCGCCATAGGCCAGCGAAGTGAAGGTCCCCTGCGTGGTGATGCCGGGCGCGCGCGCGGAGCCCTCCACCCGGAACTCCAGCGTGCCGCTTCCAGAGAGGGGAGGGAACGCGCCGGGCAACAGCCGCGTCAGGGCATGGGACAGCAGCGAGAGGTCTCCCGCCGTCAGTCCCCCCTTCACATGAAGGGACTGCGTGGTGCCCTCACCTTGCGCATGGAGGGAGGCGCCGGGGACGAGCACTCGCAGGCGCGACAGCGTGTAGTGGCCGTCCTTCACGGACGCCTTCAACTCCACGGGCCCCAGCGGCTGGCCCAGGTAGCGCGACGGGGACACCGACAAATCCACCTCGCCGTCGAGTGTCTCCAGGCTCGTCCCTCCGCCCTTCGCCGTGAGGTCCGCGGAGAGGTTCGTCTTCGGGCCCGAGTCCACCAGCGCGGAGAGGTCCACCGCGCGCGCCTTCACGACGAGCCCCGTGGTGCGCAGGCGCTCCAGATTCACATCGCCCTTCACCTCGAACGTCGCGTCCGCGGCCTTGCCTCGGACATCCGCGAACACCACCTCGCCGTCGAGCCCCGCCTTGCCCTCCAGGCTCACGGGCACTCGCAGGGGCCAGGTGGGCACGAAGCCACGCGTCAGGTCCGGAGGCACGGTGAGCCGGCGCACGTCCGCGCGCACCTTCAACACGCCGGGCGGCTCGCCCGGAGGCACCTCCGGCGGGAGCGTCACCGCGGTCGACGCGTCCAGCACCAGCCCCGCGATGTCCAGGTCCACGTCGGCATGGAGCAGGGACTCGCCGCCGCCACCTTTCACGTTCAAGCGCAGCGGACCCTTCGCGGGCAGCGCGAGCCCTCCGGTGGACTCCAGCGCCACCTCGAAGCTCCGCGTGGCCACCGCGTAGTGGCCGCTGCCTCGGGCGTCGAAGTCCTCCATCCGGACGCGCCGCTCGCCGCCGTCCTCCAGCTCCTGCTTGAAGTCGACGGAGCCGTTCTCGAGCACCAGTTCGCGCAGGTCCACACGGAGCTTTCCACGCGGAGAGGGGGGCTCCTCGGGCTTCGCGACGCGGGCCGCGAGCGCACGCGAGAGATTCAATCCCCGCTCATCCTGGACCAGGTAGAGCCGGGGGGCTTCCACGCGCGCATGCGTGAGGTCCACGTGCTGACTCAGGAGCGCACCCGGCCGCACGCGTGCTTCCACGCGAGCGATTTCCGCCACCAGCTCGCCCTCCGGGTCATACAGCTTCACGCCCGTGAGGACGGCGCCCGGAAGGTCCAGGTCCAACCCGCCGACCTCCAGCCGGCCGGCGAACTGCTCATTGGCGAGCCCGAGCCCCTTGTGCACGAGCCATCGCTCACCCGGCGCGGACGTCGCCCAGAGCAACGCGCCCGCCACCGCGAGCACGACGAAGCCCACCACGCCGAGCAGGCCCCACAGCAGTCGTCGCCCCCAGCGTCGCCGGCTCAAAACGCCTCTCCAATCGACAGTTGAAGCGCGCACTGCCCATCCGGTGCTCCGGCGAAGGTGGCGCCGCGAGCGGTGGGGCCATCCGCCTTCCACTTGCGGCCGATGCCGAAGCAACCTCCGGACGTGGGATAGATGTAGACCGGATTGTCGACGGGCAAGCCCCGCCCGATGTTCAACCGCCGGGCGACATCCAGACGGATGGGGCCCACGACGGTGAGGTAGCGCAGGCCCAGGCCCACCGCGTGGTAGTGCTCGGGACCGAACAGGCGCGGCGAGGCGCGCGAGTCGAAGCCCTCCACCCCCACCAGCCCCGAGTCCCAGAACCCCGCGAGCATCAAGCTGGTGGATATCTGGTAGCGCAGCTCCAGCGACGTCTCGAACAGGCTGTTGCCGCCGATGGGCACGGTGTCCCATTCCGACGTCTGGACCGGCACGGGCGTGCCATTCACGTCCTCCACCTTCGCGAGCGCCGCGAG from Myxococcus stipitatus carries:
- a CDS encoding M57 family metalloprotease → MLKFRSAALLASLTLMGSACGTPEAGEKNTQQVSYEEFRAQAYQEPESGGFVVDGDIFLPTEAMLREFYEQAVSGTGTTEAGLAVYYSGGKDIKWSASEALNLTYCVSTKFGSNYSKVVDALNSATAAWEAAANINFIHVSAEDSNCTNRNSNVVFDVNPTSSTQYLARAFFPNSSRRDRNILVSTTSFGNISPWTVTGVLRHELGHTIGFRHEHTRLTSTGCYEDNAWRGLTPYDSSSVMHYPQCNGTQTGDLVLTSNDKSGARSLYP
- a CDS encoding translocation/assembly module TamB domain-containing protein — translated: MSRRRWGRRLLWGLLGVVGFVVLAVAGALLWATSAPGERWLVHKGLGLANEQFAGRLEVGGLDLDLPGAVLTGVKLYDPEGELVAEIARVEARVRPGALLSQHVDLTHARVEAPRLYLVQDERGLNLSRALAARVAKPEEPPSPRGKLRVDLRELVLENGSVDFKQELEDGGERRVRMEDFDARGSGHYAVATRSFEVALESTGGLALPAKGPLRLNVKGGGGESLLHADVDLDIAGLVLDASTAVTLPPEVPPGEPPGVLKVRADVRRLTVPPDLTRGFVPTWPLRVPVSLEGKAGLDGEVVFADVRGKAADATFEVKGDVNLERLRTTGLVVKARAVDLSALVDSGPKTNLSADLTAKGGGTSLETLDGEVDLSVSPSRYLGQPLGPVELKASVKDGHYTLSRLRVLVPGASLHAQGEGTTQSLHVKGGLTAGDLSLLSHALTRLLPGAFPPLSGSGTLEFRVEGSARAPGITTQGTFTSLAYGDIAVKNLTLNAEVPDVTHPLSADATLVVGELRAGARQFRDVSANFSTEGRKLEASVRALGDTMLGLTVAGLLDEDAHGLQLQGMTLSWPEATWKLQSPTHVRLDGGTVGVEPALKLASGDQVLSVQGSLVREQLDARVDLEAVDLALLPRLAVPESLGLGGTVTGFVTAKGRMPRPDAQAKLRWRDGRVADYADIQVTVDGRYEKDRATGTLSASNPAANVSADFDVPVQGVLKRRRDALALNVRLEQLDIAKVMTLVKRTEPVTGTVSGALRINGTARDPRLTLQLDGQALNYTAPPPGFSLKQPLDVVLHAASDAQDDTLDARIDVKGLGSQTYVVLHTPFTLGGMLARPPKADDLLTASVDLEARVADLPLAQLEGVGGLEQPGGTLSAQLFLSGSAMVPQARLSVKSSGLTAYGLPPVDGQLGVVGDDQDVRITMAAQREDKPLVQLDVTLEAPLGALQDQEVYGHIPIQLKGRLGPMPIQHLPGVAKARAQSVTASKSVAPESKSLQGELSVELSARGTLDTPHIELTAGAQKLGMGDLALGQARMHYDYQNARSTFDVLLSAPAGGTLHVDGKVNLDVSLPALRKGLETARAPLDVTINARDFDPSFLSGAVEVMRGVGGLIQADAKLTGTVGAPIFRGSMAWKDGKLALMGLGEYRDIQLDIDATQEALSVKKLAMKAGAGSLWLEAPLTATHTRNGEYELSSPEGKPYPLRAQSFPIVYDDQLMALLSMRAKVEGTLSNQLVNLRNVSIPEATIELPEVKRKDLQSMGRPDDIVLVRRGVPLERRKRKQPQQPSPGEPQTETPQTPAPSPPAEEPASSEESSPTRAYWVNVNAPRNIWVKGSDLNVELGLSEDFRIEYTDVARLFGQVRVLRGRVDVLGRRFDVQRDSIVSFTGPPAVPYINITAEHRNETANVTVFVTIRGQGRDFTLKPTSEPPMPESEIYTLLATGRRTLERGSGASMTASAQAASVVGSLVANEARKALAAKLPLDVLSIEAGGSGIAGTKLEVGTYVTDKIYVGYTGRVGANVQQGENSNAVRFEYQFGPRWSLEGQYGDARSGGLDLIWSNEY